The region TGGCCTGAACATTGAGGTAACCAGGATGCAATACCTCGGTTTAGCAAGGCTTAACATCACGGAggggtaaaaaataaataaataaaaaagaaatgctttcTTGGAATAGCTGCTAACATTTGGCAGTCATACTCAGCCATCTGGGAGTAATGAGGGAGCAGGCAAGAGCCcagaaaatatttgattttgaaTCTGCTTACGGCGGAAACTAACGAAAGGAATCCGAGTAGACAAACTGGTCAAGAAATCCCTCTTAAACCAGACAGCGGTCATTATTAAAATCCTGCCGATCCCTAAAGAGAGacgacaaaacacacaccatcgACAGGTAAAATACACAAGACTCTGTTAAACACACTTTATTAGTTTCAACTTGCATATTATATGAAACgtcatatataattatatataatttctcattaattaattatagtTATTCCTGGAAAAATAACCTCATCACATAAGAAACTAAATAAAGGACATtttaacataagaaatatatacacaatagtatatatacactgtacacacactgtatagaATCTCTTACAAATGCCTTTAGATTCTCTCTTGAAAAAatgcacaggaaaaaaaaaaatatatatatagaaaaatcgtaaataaattacaaatcaatgtaaaaaatatacatcCAGTTTTAAACCAGCCATAATGACAAACCTCTGGACCTTCCcactaaaagaaaagaaaaataaactaatcCACCCAAAACGGTGGACACCGAACGAACGGACGTCGCGACGTGAGGAACGCGGTGTAGAAGGTTTGGTCATTACAGCTTCAGGAAATATCTAGGGAGAAATCTCAAGGAGTCTTTCGATCGAGGCAGAATTATACCTACCGTCTTCTCGATCACAAGAGTTTGATTGATTGACTATTAAAAAGTAATACAGAGCATAAACCATCTGTTCTCAAAAGATGTTCCATGACCTTTGTGTCTAATATGTAGAACGTCTACACCtttaaagataaagaaattAGATTCACATTCATAGTCCCAGAACCCAGCTCCAAAATCTGAAGGACACCGAGCTCGGCGATCCTCGACAAAGGTTATAGCTGCCCGTTTGCACGTTCCCGTCCCTCCTTCCTCCTCAAAGCCGCATCGTTTATCACAAACCTTTCCGCTATCCTGCTACCCATCCACCCCGGTTCTGCCCTTACCTTCATGCACCACTGGCACCGTATTCCTCCTGGAGCCCAACACgaacagtcagtcagtcatcgCTCCATTAACTACCGTTAACACCCCCCAAAGCAGTGAACCATATTATGGCTTTTGTATATGAAGACAATCTTCCTGAACAGTTTCACAGCTTTAAAGCACAACCCCGTACGACTCGAAAACAAGACCCGATACCCACATTGTGCATTGTGTCCTGACGGTTTACTTATAAACCACAgaacaaataagaaaagaaaaccccACACAGTGCAAGATTGAGTCTGCACAACCCACCTAAACCCCcagcccccccaccccccccaccccccccaacAGTGAGACTCGACTAGACGATTTATAACAAAGTCCCAAATGCTCTCCGTTCCTGAACCTTCTATTTGCTCTTGGTGACGTTAAACTGGAGCATGAAgctcccccccccaccccccacagcATGAAAGGAGCTGTATTGGAACAAGCTCGTGCTGCTCAACCAGGCTACAGAGAACGGTAccttggtgaaaaaaaaaaaaaaaaaaaaaaaaacacccagatCAAATTAGCATTCGTTGTAAAACGTCTGTGCAGCAGGAGGCTGGATATTTCCCCATCGTCTTgggagaaaggaaaataattaccCTTGAATATGAACGAAAATCTAtgaggaaggaaaaaataaataaataaattattcagtGTTTGTAGTAGTCGTAACACCGCAACTTTACGTTATTAGTAACaactggtgaaaaaaaaactcatttaaaaaattCCCAGAAGACATCTTAAGCTTTTTCAGCATTTAGTTGGCCAATACAACAGGTTGGAAAGCTTGGCTGGAGTACTGCAGGTTGTAGCCCCCCAGACCCTCCATGAAggaaattccactgctgcctcccACGACACCCAAAGCATGGCCTGGTGGCGGTGTGGTAGAGAATGGATCAAAAGTGGTATGTGCATGAGCAGGACCTGGAAGCTGTGCCTGGAATGGACCAGCATGTGTCAAGTGCGGAGCCTCGGTTTCAAAACAAAGAGGCCCCTGGGAGGCGGGGTAGATGAACTCTTTGGCATTGGGTGAGAGCTGGCTGGAAACTGGACCAGCCAGGGAATGCATGGAGAGGGACAGGGGCTTGTGATTCACCAGTCCAGGTGGTGAAATAGAGGACATTGAGGTGGGGGAATGGTTCACCATCCGCTGCTGAGGAGCACCGGTGCTGGCAGATCCACCCACCACACCAGATCCCATGCATTTCTTCATCTTTGTGGAGCCAAACTTGGTGGCAGCAAAAGTGGCTGTGGTGAAGGTGATTTGTTGCAGAGCAGGACGGGAGCCAGGTTGGGCAGCCGGGTGAGGGTAGGGCATCCCTATACTTGGTGGAGATGGAGAGGAGGTGTTTGAGTGCACAGTGGGATCTGTTGGAGTACTGGAGCCTGCATAGATGAACAGACCTTGACAGAGCGGTGTGGGTGAATTAGAGTGTGACTGAAGCATGACCGGTGATGCCTGGCCACCGATGGGCACGAAGACCTGAGCATCTGGGTTGAAGCCTAAATTCTTCCCATCTTCTAGTTCCATCTCTCCTTTACAAAGCCCTCCTAAACATTCTGATACTTCAGCTTCACCTCCCAAGCCTGGAGGATCCTCCATGTAGAGAACCTTCACGGCCCCTTTCTCACCAATCTGATAGGACACTTCATAAGGGTCGATCCAGATGCTGAGTTCTGGAGGGACGTTGGCACGAACTTCCTCCATGTCCAAGCCACTCCTTCGGGCTGCCAAGTCCACCACGGGGTCCCCAGGAACTCCAAGATGAAGGCAGCGGAAGGCAGAACCACGCAACGGAGCCTCCGGGTACCAGTGACCTTCGAAACGTGACACCAGGATGCGTTCCAGCTCCTCACCAAACAGGTCTGCTCTTCGCCGCGGTAGTTTGTTGTACAAGTAGGACACTATGAAGTTCAGTGCAACTTTCACCTCTAAATGCATGGCTGTAGAGAGACTTAAAGGGTTCAGATCACAACACTCAAGTCCTGAATCTCTCAGGCCAGAACAGGCCTACAACAGTTTCCACATCACTTCAAGATGCACAGGGGGTAAGAATTCTTGTCCAATCTGGTAGCATGTACATCTGAAAAAAATTGTTCCGGAGGAGAGGTCCAGATGCGATTGGTCCCAGGCACAAATTTCTGACCTGCTACAACACACTGGGCTTACTGAAAGCCTAGACGTCTCACGAAACCCACAGTCTCCAATCTGAAAAGAatgcaagaaaataaattacCATTCAGACACCAAACACTGGGGAAAGATGGTACAAGAGTGTGCATTTAAACAGATGTTATGGCTGAGGCAGTAATCTCAAATCCCTCAACTACTCCTGCTGGCTGGCAGCAGCTAGAGTACAGACAAAGCAAGCCAAAAAGCATGATAGAAGTGTGGCTCACCATATACCTGAAAATCCAGAATCCAGATAATGTAAACTGCTGAGAGCACATTACTGACCGTTAACTAGCTACAGGTGTAGAATGCTAAGTGAGCTAGTCATCTTGAGCCTCGTCGGCAATTAAGACGATCGTTCAAAGTTAAACTGAAATTAACcctctagaccaggggtcggcaaccagCGGCTCCAGAGCCACAAGTGGCCATTTCATCCCTCTGCTATGCTCCTGTAGAATttggaaaagaaatatttaattgaaattttagttagtttttaaaaaaaaatgtgtcgctcaaaatatgcatcataactgccaacttgcgaaatccgacacaaaCAGACGCAGTTTTGGTtcgctgcagccggcaagttaaaattttgatgtcatgaatacgaagaggactcgattagacattgaacattttatttgaaagtaa is a window of Tachysurus vachellii isolate PV-2020 chromosome 3, HZAU_Pvac_v1, whole genome shotgun sequence DNA encoding:
- the LOC132842648 gene encoding protein Tob2, translated to MHLEVKVALNFIVSYLYNKLPRRRADLFGEELERILVSRFEGHWYPEAPLRGSAFRCLHLGVPGDPVVDLAARRSGLDMEEVRANVPPELSIWIDPYEVSYQIGEKGAVKVLYMEDPPGLGGEAEVSECLGGLCKGEMELEDGKNLGFNPDAQVFVPIGGQASPVMLQSHSNSPTPLCQGLFIYAGSSTPTDPTVHSNTSSPSPPSIGMPYPHPAAQPGSRPALQQITFTTATFAATKFGSTKMKKCMGSGVVGGSASTGAPQQRMVNHSPTSMSSISPPGLVNHKPLSLSMHSLAGPVSSQLSPNAKEFIYPASQGPLCFETEAPHLTHAGPFQAQLPGPAHAHTTFDPFSTTPPPGHALGVVGGSSGISFMEGLGGYNLQYSSQAFQPVVLAN